One segment of Meriones unguiculatus strain TT.TT164.6M chromosome X, Bangor_MerUng_6.1, whole genome shotgun sequence DNA contains the following:
- the LOC110542730 gene encoding EKC/KEOPS complex subunit LAGE3-like, whose product MQHPSGDKGFRPGSEEEGEDVQHRSGAPDTQDSSQSPETENDHSNSPRESRPQDSGSQAAPDSLESRSPVQARMVLEEAAIAPQSEQAPIIPGPSGDAAATAGSRLLEFSVTVPFRTPVEANIACRSLASNVQYQQMMVQQEFTVNDTTLTVRWTTEDPVLFRTSINAFLDHLSLVMRNIPRPVFMAAVKQGKRNNEP is encoded by the exons ATGCAGCATCCCAGTGGAGACAAGGGTTTCAGACCAGGTAgtgaagaagaaggggaagatgtaCAGCATAGATCCGGAGCTCCTGATACCCAAGATAGCTCACAAAgtcctgaaacagagaatgacCACAGTAATTCCCCTCGTGAAAGCCGACCACAAGATTCTGGTAGCCAGGCTGCCCCAGACAGCCTAGAATCAAGAAGCCCTGTACAGGCAAGAATGGTGTTGGAAGAAGCAGCCATAGCTCCTCAGAGTGAACAGGCACCAATTATCCCGGGACCCAGCGGAGATGCTGCAGCAACAGCTGGAAGTCGACTCTTGGAGTT TTCTGTAACAGTACCATTCCGGACTCCTGTGGAGGCAAATATAGCATGCAGATCTCTGGCATCAAATGTCCAATACCAGCAGATGATGGTTCAGCAGGAGTTCACAGTGAATGACACTACTCTGACTGT TAGGTGGACAACTGAAGATCCTGTTCTCTTCCGAACATCCATCAATGCCTTCCTTGACCATCTCTCCCTGGTGATGAGGAACATCCCACGCCCAGTATTTATGGCTGCTGTCAAACAAGGAAAAAGGAATAATGAGCCCTAA